Proteins from a genomic interval of Vicinamibacteria bacterium:
- a CDS encoding HXXEE domain-containing protein, whose translation MSEKSGRREPRWGIAWILLVGALALHVTDEALTGFLPLYNSIVSGIREQYPLFPFPTFTFGVWLGGLCAIVTTLFFLSPLVFAGRWWLRWVSYALSFIMILNGLGHITASLLWGRFAPGVYSSPFLLAAAIHLWISAYRSSA comes from the coding sequence ATGTCAGAGAAGAGCGGCCGGCGCGAGCCCCGGTGGGGCATCGCGTGGATCTTGCTCGTGGGCGCCTTAGCACTCCACGTAACCGACGAGGCCCTCACGGGTTTTCTCCCACTCTACAACTCGATTGTGTCGGGGATTCGCGAGCAATATCCGCTGTTTCCGTTCCCGACGTTCACGTTCGGCGTTTGGCTCGGCGGGCTGTGCGCCATCGTGACGACGCTGTTTTTTCTTTCCCCGCTGGTTTTCGCGGGCCGCTGGTGGCTTCGATGGGTGTCGTATGCTTTGTCGTTCATCATGATCCTCAACGGCCTCGGTCACATCACGGCGTCTTTGCTCTGGGGTCGCTTCGCGCCCGGAGTCTATTCGTCGCCGTTCCTGCTCGCGGCCGCGATTCATCTCTGGATATCGGCCTACCGGAGTAGCGCGTAA